The Rhodothermales bacterium nucleotide sequence GAGCCAGGACTGCTTCTCCCCCGCTAACGCCAGCGCGCCGCGTTCGGTCAGACGGTAATATTTGCGGTCCGGGCCTTCCTCGGACGGCCGCCAGAACGCCTCGATCAGGCCCTGATTCTCAAGGCCATGAAGGAGGGGATAGAGCTTGCCGGGCGTCCACTGGATTTGCCCGTCGGAGATCGTCCGTACGCGCTGGATGATTTCGTAACCGTACATCGCCTGGTCGGCGAGGAGGGTCAGGATAATGGGCCTCACGGAGGCCGCGACAAGCGGTTTGGGTAGCATGGTGGCCGGGTTCGTAGATGCTATATACGATTTTTATATAGCCATCTACGACGCCTGCCGAATCGGGTTTCAAACGCCAGGTGGGTGGGATGCGGTTTGAGGTGAAATCGCCGCAGCCGGCTTACTCCGAGGCCGCGTTTGGATCGGGGTGGAACTGGATCTCTCGGACCTCGACCACCGCGCCCCAGACCATCCCCTTGCGCGCCCAGTCGAGCGCTTCTTCGAGATGTGCGGCTTCGAGAATCAACAGGCCGCCGATGTGCTCTTTGGTCTCGATGTACGGCCCGTCGGTGACGGTGATCTTGCCATCGGGCTGCGGCCGCAGGGTCTTGGTCTCGCTGGCCGGGGTAAGGCCGCAGGCAAACTTCCGGGCGCCGGCGGCGATGAGTTCGCGGTTCACCGCGTAGATCGTTTCGACCATCTCTTCTGTGAGCGTGGACGGGTCGAAATCGTCGGGCAGATAACTGGCAATCAGATACTGAGGCATGGTGATGCGTTGGCTAAGGGTTCGATGTTCAGGCGCTATCGGGTGCCGGGCACGTTGTGACCGGTGATCGCGCTACACCAGATAGTCGTCCGGCCGATCCGAAATCGACAGCGGCGCCGAAATTTATTTTGACCGTCCCCACGCGACACGCACGACCCGCGCCGGATTCACGCGAGCTGCCGGATTCGCTCGGCGAGGAAATGCCGCTCCGGTTCCTGCTGGGTCAGCGCCAGCGCGCTTTCGTAGGAGGCTTTCGCCTCTGCGCTCAGACCGAGCCGGCGCAGCAGGTCGGCGCGGGCGGCGTGGGCGAGCGGGTACGCCGTCAGGAGGCCCCGCGCCAGCAGCGCATCGATCTCCGCCAGGCCGGCCTCGGGTCCCTCGCACTCCGCAAGGGCCACCGCGCGGTTCAGTTCGACTACCGGCGAGGGGTGCATCTCCAGCAGCCGGTCGTACAGCCGCGTGATCTCGCGCCAGTCCGTTTCCGCCGTGGAGGCGCTTTCGGCATGCACGGCCGCGATGGCCGCCTGCAACGTGTAGGCGCCGAACCGGCCCGATCCGAGCGCCTGCCGGGTGAGCGCGATGCCTTCGGCGATGAGGGCGCGGTCCCACATCGACCGGTCCTGCGCCTCCAGCAGGATGAGGCTGCCGTCGGGCGCGGCGCGGGCGGCGCGGCGGGATTCCTGCAGCAGCATCAGCCCGAGCAGTCCGGTCGCCTCGGGTTCATCGATGGCCTGAAGCGGCAGCAGGTCGATCACGAGGCGGCCCAGGCGGATGGCTTCGCGGCTCAGTTCGGCGCGCGTAGCATCAGCGGAATACCCTTCGTTGAAGATCAGGTAGACGACCTGCAGAACGGACGCCAGCCGCTCCGGCACGTCCTGCGGCGCCGGCACCTGGTAGGGGATCCGTTTTTCCCGGATGACCGCCTTGGCGCGCACGATGCGCTGGGCCAGCGTCGCCGGCGCGACCAGAAAGGCCCGGGCGATCTCGGGTGTCGTCAGGCCGCAGACTTCGCGCAGGGTGAGCGCCACCTGGGCTTCCTGCGGCAGGACGGGGTGGCAGCAGGTGAAGATGAGCCGGAGCCGATCGTCTTCGATCGCGTCATCGCTCGCAGCAAGATCCGGATCGGCCTCCTCGAACGCCGCGTCCGTGTCGGGAGTCATCTCCAACGGTGTCCGGTCGCGCCGCGCGCGCCGGCGGAGGCCGTCGATGGCCTTGAAGCGCGCCGTCGAGATCAGCCAGGGCCGCGGGTTGGCGGGCACCCCCGTCCGCGGCCACGCCTCGAGCGCCGCCGCGAAGGCTTCTTGCATCGCCTCTTCCGCCAGATCCAGGTCTCCGAGGAGGCGCACCAGCGTCGCCAGCACCCGGCCCGACTCCGCGCGGTACAGCGTTTCAATGGTTTTGTTGAGGGGTTCGGGCACAGGAGGAGACGGGTTGGCGAGCTGACTTGCCGGCGTATTTCATCAACGACCGTATTTCATCATCGACCTGCATTCCCCATACCATAATCCGCCCCCGACAGGCTCTCCAGCACGGACGCCTGCCAGGCCTCGAGCGCGGCCTGCATCGTCGCCGCTACGGCGGGCTCGCGGCCGGCGAGGTCGACGGTTTCAGCCGGGTCGGCCTCGATGTCGAACAGTTCGAGCACCGGGGCGCTATCGGGGCCGTCGCGGACGACCAGCTTGTACCGGTTGTCCACCATCGCGCGGGGGCCACGGCGGTCGCCGGCGGTGATTTCGGGGAAACGGTAGTTCGTGAAATTGCGCGTGGCGATGCCGTTCATCAGCTTGACGAGCGGCGTGGTGCCGCGCTGCAGGTCGGGGTCGATCCAGGGCTGGAGGTCCCGGCCGGCGAGCTGCCGCGTGTCGTACTGCCAGAAAAAGATGGGCTCGGGGCGCGTGTCGAGCGTGCCGTCGAGCACCGGGCCGAGGTCGCGCCCGTCCAGGGGCCGGCCGGAGGGCACGGACACGCCGGCGATCGCGGCGAGCGTCGGGAGGAAGTCGCTGGTGACGGCCGGCACGCGTGTCGCACACGGCGTCGCGATCCGCGCCGGCCACTCGACGACGGCGGGCACCCGCGTCCCGCCCTCGTAGACATCGCCCTTGGCGCCCCGCAGCGGCGTATCGACGCTCTCGCCGGGCGGCGTCCCGTTGTCGCCGACGTACCACACGATCGTGTTGTCGCGCAGATCCTGATCGCGCAGATAGTCGCGTAGCCGGCCGATGGCGCGGTCCATGGCGGTGATTTCGGCGTAGCGTTCGCGGAGGGCGTCGCCGAGGGCGCGGCGCACGGGGCGGCCGGTCTCGTTCGAGGTCAGCGTGATGGAGTCGCGGCCGGCATAGCGGGCCGGCAGGTCGTCGTACAGCGCGAGGTCTTCGGGCAGCCCGCTGTAGGGCTCGTGCGGCGAGGCGAACCAGACGAACGCCAGGAAGGGGCGGTCCTGCTCCCGGGCCTCGTCGATGAATCGGAGGGTCCGGTCGATCAGCACCGCCGAACTTTCGCCCGGGTAGACGCGGGGCGGGCCGCCGTTGTCCGACAGCGGCGGATCGAGTTCGAAGAAGTTGTCGTGCGAGAGCCATTCGTCGAAGCCCATCGCGCCCGGGTTGGTGGGCGACGCCGCATCGACGGGGCCCACGTGCCACTTCCCGAAATGCCCACGCAGGTAGCCGGCCTCGCCCAGCAGATCGGCGAGGGTGATCTCCTCGGGGCGGATCGAGTAGTTGGGCGTGAAGGTGCCGTAGCGGTTCGGGTGCCGTCCCGTGAGGATGCTGCCGCGCGTGGGCGAGCAGGTCGGGTGGGCGGCGTAGAAGTGGTCGAACCGGAGCCCTTCCGCGGCCATGGCGTCCAGCACCGGGGTCCGGACGACCGGGTGCCCGTTGTAACCGGTCTCCTCCCAGCCGTGGTCATCCCTGAGGAGCAGGATGATGTTGGGCGCGGGCGGGGCGGGGCGTCAGGCCGGCAGCCGGCGAGGGCGACGACGAAAGCAGGGCGATCCAGGGGAACGAACGATTTCATGGCTCAGGGGTGTGCGTGGCCGGGCTCGGGTTGTCGTAGGACGCCTCGGTGCCTGTAGGCATCTACCGTGTTTGGAGCACGATGGACTGATAGACAAATTCAATGGATTCGACCGCAAATTCGTCGCGTGACGCGTTTGCCAGGGGTGCCGCGGTGTAGCGAACCGGAAAGGCCTGATGCACCGTCCAGACCGCCGCCGGCAATCCCTCCTCATCCTGCAGACTGAGGGTCATCGTCCTGGTCTCGATGGCGCCTGACAGATTCCCCTGATGCATCATCTCGACCCAGTCCCAGAACTTCGTACGCCGGAGAATCCCTCGTTTCAAGGTCAGTTTTGGCTGCGCGGAGAGCGGCGGCGGGTTGTGTAACGAGAAATTCGGACGTTCCGACGACGGTTCGTCGAGGGGCACCGATCCGGCATCGATACCGGAGACTTCCTGGAACCACATCACATCTTCTTCGCAGCGTATTTCAAAGTAAAACGGCCGCAAAAAAGACGAGCCGGAAGCGTCAAGGGGTCGGTTTTGATCCATGAGAGCTGCGTGATACCGTTGTTACCGATTGGAGCGGTGCCACGCGCGGCGCCCCCTCAGCACATGCTGCAGGTCGCGCCACGCGAGATCGTCGTGGCGCGATCACACCAGCCCTTGAACACGCATTTCTCCGAGTACGATGGCGGTGGCGTAGGTCGTCCAGAGTGCGACGGGCAGGATGAGCAGGCCGGCGCGCGCGTTGAGCGCCCCGACGCCGTACGCCGCCACGAGCGCCAGCCCGATCACGACGAGGTTGCCGATCAATCCAAACCAGAGCGCCGAGACACCCGTCAGCCGGGCCAGTCCGATGGTGTAGTACGCATACGACGCACAGACCACGGCCAGGATCAAGATCAGCCAATCCGCTCCCGTGCCGGGATGCGCTTTGAGCAGCAGATAACGCGCCGTGCCGAGCAGGGTAAAGAGTACGAACCAGGCCAGCGGGATGACATATCCGGGCGGCTCGAACCACAACCGCTGGCGCGCTTCTTCTTCGTTGAAATCGATGCCGAAGAACGAAGCCGGAATATTGATGCCTATTAAAATGGCATACATCAAAACGATGTTGACGAGCAGCGAACCGTTCATAGTGCCTCCTTTACGAAGCGATGTCCCATTGTAGGCCGCCCGATAACCAAGCGGCGGATGCCTGACCACATTATGCCGTACGCATCTCGACAAGCGCGCCGCACCTCGTGCCTGGTCAAGACACAATGGGGAGCCGTGACTTCCGGCGCCAACGGCGCTTCGCGAGGCAGATACGAACCGTGGAGGGAGGCGCCTTTCAGGCGCGCCGCCGGCAAGATAGTTCGCGCTACGTGGCGGCACAAATCGACAGCCAGCCGTCCAACACGGCCTCACGCGGTACGACCTTCAGGACCTCGCACCCACGACGCCGGCGACTGCCGCGTCTTCGGCCCTGGCCGCGTCCTGCCGGATCGGCCAGACGCCGGCCAGCACAAACCACAGCGACACGCCGAGGTGAGCGATCGGAAAAAGAACGCCGGCCCAGTCGACCTCGATGATAAACACCAGCCACATGACACTGCCATAGGCGACGGCGGCGATCATGCCCAGCCACCCTATCCACGGCGACCCGAGCAACCGTTCGCGCTGCCCCACGCCGATGAGGCCGATCAAGGCAGCCGCAAAGGGCGTGAAGGCGAGGGTGGAAAGCCACAGGTGGGTGGTCAGCACCGGCGTCGACATGCCCCCGTGAAACGCTGTGCCCGACACCGCGTCGGCGTCGACGTACGCCATGGTGTGCAGTCCCATCTCGATGACCTGAAACACGGCCAGCACGAGCGTCGCACGGAGCCACCGGTCCATCGCCGGCGGGACGGAGACGGCGCGGCGATACGCCACCAATCCCGCAACCAGCATCAGGAAGCCGACAAATACCGCCGCATGTGCGGGAATCCAGGCGGGATTGACCAGCATCTCCGCCATCGTCATGCCCCGGGGATGACTGAACGAGCCTGCGAAGTACAGCAGACCTCCGGATACGAACAGCCCGCGCCACAGGCGGGATGGGTCACGTCTCATGGAATCACCTTGCTTCGGATGGAGTGTTGTGTTTGCCAGCCGCAAGATCGGCGATTCGAAAACCCGACGATTGTATGAAACGGACCAGGCTACCGGGTCTTCACGGATAAAAAACGTGACCCGGCGCGAGGCCGGCTTCACGTCGATATTGCCCCGGCGACATCCCGGTCGTCTCCTTGAAGTCCCGGCAGAAGTGCGCCTGATCGAAATAAAGCGCCTCGAGCGCGATTTCCGTCAGTGAAAGCGGGGAGTTCATGAGGTGAAGCGCTTTGTTGAACCGGCTCAGCCGCAGGTATTGGGCCGGCCCTACCCCCACATGGTGCTGGAACAGGCGTCGAAGATGACGGGGCGACACAGCGGACGCCTGCAACACCGCATCGATGCATCGCCCGTCCGGAAACGCATCGAGCAGCCGGCACGCCCCGTGGACGAGATCGGCCTGCGCGGGTGGCGACAGACGCGACGCGAGCCAGTCGAGCACGAGGCGGCACTGTCGGCTGAAGCGGAGGTCCTCCCCGAGCCACCCCCAAACACGGTCCAGATCGGGGGAGACGAGCGCGCCGTCCACCACGCGGTCGGTGATCTCGCAGAGCGGCAACGGCAGCACGGCCCGGCACGTGGCGGCCTTCAGACTGATGCCGAAGATGGCGATCGATCCCTGAGGTTTCGATAACAATGCGCCTGTCTGCAAACCCGCCACGAGAGACCTGGTCCACATCAGAACGGCCGCCGGCCTGGCGACGACCTCGACGCGCACGGGATCGCCCAGATTAAAAAGGAGGTCCACGTTGCATTTCGGCAGGACGAGCTCCCTGGCGTGGGCGCTGCGCGCGAAGAACAAGGATTGTACAAACGGATGGAGCGGATGCGCAGTGGGCGGTATGTAGCGTTCGAGATGCACCGTGCTTCGTTCGTCATATGCCGGCGTGCGATACGGTTTCGTACAGGTCAACGCGGTTTATACACATCCGGACGCAGGATTTCCATGTAGGTCTGCGGATGGCCGAGCGCGGTGAAACCTAACGGCGCGTACACGCCGTGCGCATCCTTCGTGGCAAGCATAAAACGACGCAAGCCCTGAAGGTCGGGGTGCGAGAGGATGAACGCCATGAGCGTCTTGGAAAGCCCCTTCCCCCGGTGCGCTTCGAGGATAAAGACGTCGGCGAGATACGCGAACGTCGCCTTGTCCGTCACCACGCGGGCGAAGCCTACCTGGTCGGCGCCGGCGTAGACGCCGAAGCACAGCGATTCCCGGATGGCGCGCTCGACCACCGCACGGGGGATGCCGGGAGACCAGTAGCTGTCCTTCAGGAATCCATGGATGAGGTCCAGATCCAGACGCGTTTTGTCGTCCGACACGTCGTAGCCGTTCACAGGCGCAGGGCGGGTCATGGGGATGTCTACAGGTGAGTCCGGCCGACGCCTAAAGCCTGGTTGAGCGGCACAAAAGCGAGGCGACGCCGGCGCCTGGGCATCGCTTCATGCGTCCTTGTTCTTTTCATCCCAGAGCATCGGCTCCCACAGCTCCACTTTGTTGCCATCGGGGTCCATGATCCAGGCGAACTTCCCGTTTTCGTGGGATTCAGGGCCGCCTACGACATCGACGCCGTCGGCGCGGAGCTGCGCGATGAGCGCATCGAGATCGTCCACCCGATAGTTGATCATGAATGCGGATTCGCTGGGGCTGAACCACTTGCTCTCTTTTTTAGCGACGGTCCACACCGTGAGCCCCTTGTCCTCGGCGGTGTCGTCCGGCCAGCGGAGCACCGCCCCGCCCCAGCTCTCGACCGGCATGCCCAGGTGTTTCTGATACCACGCGGCGAGCGCCGCGCTGTCGTTGTTGCTCTTGATAAAGACGCCGCCGATTCCGGTTACTCGTGCCATCTTTTTTATCCTGATGTGTGATGTCGCTCCCTGCGACGGGCCCTGTACAACACCCCAATGTAGCGCCGGGACGCCTTGCGCCGCAACCGGATCAGGGCAGGTACGGGCCCGAGGGGGCATGAAGCCCACAACGCGTTCGTCGGATTCCCAGACCCACGTCTCCGCTATTCACGTGGGTCTCCAGGAACGTCCCTGTGGGAAAAAACGGCACGGTTTACCGGGCCTCATCCAGCGGGACACGCGCCACGGCGTCTCGGGCCGGCTTGGCCTGTCGGTTTCGATCGTACAGCAGCGGGTAATTGGTGCGGCGCGGAATCGGGTAGCCGTTTTTCCAGGACATGCCGTCGTGCACGCCCCAGAACGTCACCCGGTCGATCTTGTCGCGCTTCTGGTAAAAAAGCCTGAACAACTCCGCGTACCGCGCCGTCAGCGTCTGTTGCACCGCTTCAGGGAGGCCATCGGGGTACGGATCGAGGTACTTCTCGAATTCCTCGCGCTGAAACTGCGGGTGACTCATCGCATTGCCAATGATCTGGCCCTCCCGGGTGAGCGGCAGCACATCCACGTCCAACTCCGTGATCATCACCTTCACCCCCAAGGCCGCGAAGGAATCGATGGCGGCCTCAACAAGGTTGATTTCGGGATAATTGAGTCCCCAGTGTCCCTGCATGCCCACGCCGTCGATCCGAATCCCCTCGGCCTGCAGCATACGGACCAGTCGCACGATGCCGTCTCTTTTTGCGGGTATCCAGGCGTTAAAATCGTTGTAGTAAAGCTCGGTCTCCGGCGCGTAGATGCTGGCGAAGCGGAAGGCCAGCTTCACCAGATCGTCGCCGTTTCCGATGCCGTTTACCCAGCTCGTGGGGCGGTAGGACCCGTCGTCATCGATGACTTCATTGACCACGTCCCAGGCGTCGATACGCCCGGCATATCGGCCGGCCACGGTTTCGATGTGGTGGCGCATGCGTTCGATCTGCGCCTCGGGCGTGTTCGGTTCGCCGCGTTCATCCTGGAAGAACCAGTCCGGCGTTTGATTATGCCAGACCAGCGTATGCCCGACGATAAACAAGCCATGTTTTTCCCCGAAGGCCACAAACGCATCCGCCGGCTCGAAGCGGTACACGCCCGGTTGCGGGTTGATCGGCCCGGCCTTCAGCACATTTTCGGAGGTGATCGTATTAAACTCCCGCAGCACGATGTCTCGCGCCAGGCTATCGGCGCCGGCGACGATGGCGCCATTCACCGAGCTGCCCATCCGGAAGGCGCCGGCGTAGGCTTCTTTCAGGGAAGTTGGGGCCTGCCCCATGGCCGGGACCATGAAGCTCCCCACGAGGAGCGCGGCTAAAAGGATCGGAGCCACTTGTAGCCTTTTCATGGATGTCGTGTTTGTGGCTAATTTGCATGGCCCAATCAATGTATGTCGCCTCGGCGCCTGCGTCAACACGCCTCGGATGTCATTGCCATCTCATTGATTTTGACGTTTCGATATCCTCCACGTGATGCTAGTCCGCGCTGCGAAGGCACGGGATCAAACGTCACGGGTTACGGCTCCACGTGGTTTCGAACGTCCCGTCGTCCACCGTCAATTCCTCTCCCACGGCTATGTCGCGCGCCGCGCGATCCACGCCGTGCCCACCCTCCGTGAGGTCCTGCACCAGATTCGGCTCCGACGCGTGATTGAGAAACCTCGCCTCGTCGCAGCAAAGGACGTAGTTGTTCAGGCGCGCGTCGATGGCCTCCGGTTCTACCTCCAGGTCGAAGCCCGGGGTGAATCGCCAGACGGCCGTACCCGGGCAATAGGCTCCGCGGCGAAGACCCCGAAGCCGTGGATGGTACTTGGACCTATGGAAACGCGAACGAGAAACATGGATAACGAACGCTAGGCCGACCGTAAAATCTTTTCCATTTTGCGTCCTTTGGCCAGTTCGTCCACCAGCTTGTCGAGGTATCTAACCTGTTGGGTCAACGGGGTGGTTATCTCTTCAACGCGATAGCCACAGATGGACCCGGTGATCAGGCTCGCATTCGGGTTGAGCGTGGCTTCAGCGAAGAACTGCTCGAAGGTCGCGCCATGTTGAATCAGGCGCTGCAGGTCATCCACCGAGAATCCAGTCAGCCATGTGATGACCTGGTGAAGTTCATCCACGGTCCGCCCCTTTTTCTCGACCTTTACAACGTAGTGTGGATACACCGATGCGAAGGTCATCCTGGCGATACGCTCGTCGTGATGTGCGGTGGGGTTCATGGGGATTCCGTTTCGTTGGCCGCCTCAAGCTGGTCGTTAAACATCAGGAAAGGGGTCACTTTGTTCATCGGCTGGTGTCCTCTTCAGGGGTTATGGCCTGACGAACTCCGTTCCGTCGTGGCCAAGATAACAGGATGTGCCTCCCCGGCACAACGACGTTCCTATGAAAAGCCGCTTGTACGAGGATATAGAACGGCTCCCCGTGATGAGGTGCGATTCGACCGCATCAAGCTGCCGTGAACAAAGCGACCTCGATGCGCCGGCAAGGCATCATTTCTCCTCAGCCCTGGCGTCGAACAGCATCCGCTTTTCGTCCATCCACCGGGCCATGCCACCCTCGGAGTGCATGAGGTCTCGCATCGCGCTCATGGCATCCAGGTGGGGCTTGTCGCCCTGTTGGGCCATTTCTTTGCCATGTTTCTGGCTCATCCGGGCGATTTCCTCGAAGGTGCCGGCGTGAAACGCAAGGTCGCAGGCTCCTCCAAGGTCTTTGCAAGTCATCGTTTTCATGGGTGTGACTCTGTTTTGTGGTCGATGCTGCGAAGTCAGCCCCGTTCCGATCGCGGCCTCCAGACCATGTTCATGTACAATCTCCCCCCTTCAAGCTCCTCGAGCATCTGGTCAAGGCGTTTCATCCGGGTTGCCTCCTGCTTCGCCCCGATGATCCAGCCCAGGTAGTCATTCCGTTGATAGGGCGGGCGCGCGTTATGCGCCTCCGTGAGTCCTCGTTCGTCGAGTGCGCTGCGGACAAACGCCGGCATCGGGTTTGGGGCTCTGGTCAGGCGCTTGGGTTTGGCGTAGGCATAAGATAGATGATCAGGGGAAGAGAATGCCCTGATTCAGAGGCTATGATGCACGATTGGGAAGATCAATCCACTTGGGCTCGTAGGTCAGGTTGACGGAAGCCAGCCCATCCAGTAGCGACACCGGGTTGTCGCTGACAAGGAAAAATGAGTTTCCAGAGACGCATCACCTTTTCGTGCACGGTAGCTCAACGACACGGACCACCGGGCGCTCGAAGTGCCGGCTTGTTTTGCGTGTCCGAGCAGCATTCCGACCTACACTTTCTCGACAAAGTAATAATGGTTCTCGCCCTCGTCCAGGGCGTCGGCGACCCACTTCAGGCCCGCATCGCGCAGCAATCGCTCATACGTATGCTCGCCGAGGGATTGAGACCGGAGCCCGGTCATGGCATCCAACCAATGCACAGACTGCCGGGGGGCGGTGAAGAGAAAGCGCCCCTGTGGCTCGAGCACGCGCGCCACCTTTTTGATGACAAGCGCTTGCGCTGCCGGCTCAAGTAAGAACATCAGACCCCAGGCAAGAACGCCGCTAAAAGTCCGGTTGAAGAACTCCGAGGCCTCGACGGTACTTCGCTCGATCGGCACACCTGGAAACCGCTCGCGGAACGCGGCAACCATGGTTGGTGACGCGTCGACGGCGTACGTCGTGAGGCCGGCCTCCTGAAGGATCCGCGTGCTCGGCTCACCGGGGCCCGAGCCAAGGTCGAGCACCGTCGCGCCAGGCGGAAATGCGTCTGCCCAGGCCTTCACGACCGCGGCACCGATAGAGTCGCCAGCGCGTGGACGGATACCTCGTCCGGCAATGTAGATGGCCGCGACCGCCTCATAGCCGTTGGAGTCGTCTTCGGTTGCTGTACCCATTTCACGTCGAAAATCATTCGGTTCCGAATTCATCACTACCCTTTCAACATAACGGATTTACCCGCACTGGATCAAGCGAGCCGGCACCCCCAGTGGCGATGACGGGAAGCCCGTCGCAGCCGGCGTGGTAATCACCGAGCCGCGGGAATGTGTCCGACTGAACGCCCGGCTACGCATGTATTGCTCGACGATTTCTGAGTAGCCCGATGACCTGTCGCCGGACAACCACTGCCATTCTTCTTTGAACCTGATTTTGCCGTCACTCATTAACTCGTGTTACGCAAGGCATCGTGTCCATCGTGGATGCAAGATGAAGGATGCAGGATTTCGTCCAAAAAGCCTGTTGCCCGGTACAAAATCCTGCATCCTGCATCCTGCATCAGATTACCAGGCACACGGCTGCGTAAGATCAGTCATTCATTCCGGTGCTGACAGACAGGTGCCCGCCATGAGCTCACCGCGCCGATTTTCGTGATGATAATGGATCTAGTTCGCACTGTAGTCTGCGGGATATTAGATAATCCTTGCCTGCCCAATGCTTGAGTGCGTAGCCTGGCGGTGGTTTACTAAAAACGACGGCCCGTTTAGAAGCGGCCCGTCTGCTCTGGCAGCGCCCAGATGGGCCCTGTCAATCCATGTCGGTTGAACATCTCAGCTGCCTCGGCGACCGTCCACTTGACCCAATTTGGATCCGCATGGCGCGAGTACCACTCGGATGCAAACGACCATATCTGCTCGATGGGCCGGACATCGCCGACGGGAACACCTCGCTCCGCGCACCACTCCACAACCTGTGCTGTGTTTTGAAAAAGAAGCATCACGGAGCAGGTATAGACCACATTGTCCCACGCCTTATGCATCGGAATCGGGAAGTGCACGACAAAGTCTTTGTCCATCACAGCGCCATCCCGAATCCGAACGCGGACCATCTCGTCGATTCCACCGATCCGGGTCTCGATATCCACATCGCCCCCCCGCCAGACGAGCCACGCCCAACGAGCACCACGCACAATTGCCCCACC carries:
- a CDS encoding class I SAM-dependent methyltransferase yields the protein MNSEPNDFRREMGTATEDDSNGYEAVAAIYIAGRGIRPRAGDSIGAAVVKAWADAFPPGATVLDLGSGPGEPSTRILQEAGLTTYAVDASPTMVAAFRERFPGVPIERSTVEASEFFNRTFSGVLAWGLMFLLEPAAQALVIKKVARVLEPQGRFLFTAPRQSVHWLDAMTGLRSQSLGEHTYERLLRDAGLKWVADALDEGENHYYFVEKV
- the merB gene encoding organomercurial lyase — protein: MWCIPVTKSGGAIVRGARWAWLVWRGGDVDIETRIGGIDEMVRVRIRDGAVMDKDFVVHFPIPMHKAWDNVVYTCSVMLLFQNTAQVVEWCAERGVPVGDVRPIEQIWSFASEWYSRHADPNWVKWTVAEAAEMFNRHGLTGPIWALPEQTGRF